The proteins below come from a single Solea solea chromosome 6, fSolSol10.1, whole genome shotgun sequence genomic window:
- the LOC131460536 gene encoding uncharacterized protein LOC131460536 — protein sequence MPLQLLEGMSSRKRRPNWTDQECLLLAQLMQEKKDIIRGKCSTGVSIQDKRQAWEEITQAINTTFPQIQRTVSDCNKKWENLLSKSREEIKRQKRQSDGGVSLDELSAVTQLVISVMNLSDMLHQDGEDCSLSDLVETQQNRFRCEKDLNSHTDDDSFTNKCPLTGHEFSTYPQPPSSPGEQKMTAFTSLPRSHVVQFGAAHASFLMASGEHPDTPCSTSPTTAHCTSLQERMDLEMSVLRRQEAVLKLQEEYYTLKIKLMRKQMEEPPQKD from the exons atgCCTCTCCAGCTTCTTGAAGGAATGTCCAGCAGGAAGCGAAGACCTAACTGGACAGATCAGGAGTGTCTCCTCCTGGCCCAGTTAATGCAGGAAAAGAAAGACATAATCAGAGGAAAATGTAGCACTGGAGTATCGATACAAGATAAAAGACAGGCGTGGGAGGAAATAACCCAAGCCATAAATACCACCTTTCCCCAGATTCAGCGCACAGTTTCTGACTGCAACAAAAAGTGGGAAAATCTGCTGTCAAAGTCGAGGGAGGAGATCAAACGACAGAAAAGGCAATCAG ATGGAGGTGTGTCCCTTGACGAGTTAAGTGCTGTGACCCAATTAGTGATTTCAGTGATGAACCTCTCAGATATGCTGCACCAAGATGGAGAAGACTGCTCATTGTCagacttggtggaaacacaacaaaaccg ttTCAGATGTGAAAAAGATTTGAACAGTCACACAGATGATGACAGtttcacaaacaaatgtccactgACAGGACACGAGTTCTCTACATACCCACAACCGCCCAGCTCTCCAGGAGAACAGAAAATGACTGCTTTTACCAGTCTCCCGAGATCACATGTAGTACAGTTTGGTGCTGCCCATGCCTCCTTCTTAATGGCCTCTGGAGAACACCCAGATACTCCCTGCTCTACTTCTCCAACCACAGCCCACTGCACCTCTTTGCAAGAGCGAATGGATTTGGAAATGTCTGTGTTGAGAAGACAAGAGGCCGTCCTCAAGCTGCAAGAGGAATATTACACGCTAAAAATCAAGTTGATGCGAAAGCAAATGGAAGAGCCACCGCAAAAGgactaa